The following proteins are co-located in the Sporosarcina pasteurii genome:
- a CDS encoding M23 family metallopeptidase, with protein MREEKKSPSQKDKQTKKKNWLWPAVYSGIAIVFVGMVWGYSALVKNDAPELTDGTMGGDSDNGELVVETNASKEVLKYPFSEELLDDVAILQNYYDLEAEESVQENSLLVFNQTYETSTGVSISIDDQPFEVVAAATGVVEEVVTDVFQGDEVIISHADGMKTVYSSLSGVLVKKGEEVTQGEPLGNASANEWNPNAGTHLHFQVLVNDEPVNPGSYLGF; from the coding sequence AAGAAGAAAAATTGGCTTTGGCCTGCCGTTTATTCGGGAATCGCAATTGTATTCGTAGGGATGGTCTGGGGGTATAGTGCACTAGTAAAAAATGATGCTCCAGAATTAACGGACGGTACAATGGGCGGTGATTCCGACAACGGTGAATTGGTTGTAGAAACAAACGCATCAAAGGAAGTACTTAAGTATCCATTCTCAGAAGAGTTGCTAGACGACGTCGCAATCTTGCAAAACTATTATGATTTGGAAGCAGAAGAGTCCGTACAGGAGAACTCATTACTTGTATTTAATCAAACATACGAAACAAGCACAGGTGTCTCCATTTCGATAGACGACCAACCTTTTGAAGTAGTTGCTGCGGCAACGGGTGTCGTTGAAGAAGTTGTTACAGATGTCTTCCAAGGCGATGAAGTAATCATTTCTCACGCTGATGGAATGAAAACAGTTTACAGCTCTCTATCTGGTGTTCTCGTGAAAAAAGGTGAAGAAGTAACACAAGGGGAACCACTCGGAAATGCTTCGGCTAATGAATGGAACCCGAATGCTGGCACACATCTTCACTTCCAAGTACTTGTCAATGATGAACCTGTTAATCCAGGATCTTACCTAGGTTTCTAG
- a CDS encoding sporulation transcriptional regulator SpoIIID translates to MHEQIRRRCVRLGELLLETEVTVRALAKATGYSKSTVHKDLTERLPNVDASLSEEVAKILAYHKSVRHLRGGEATRIKWINESKKQEEEASK, encoded by the coding sequence GTGCACGAGCAAATACGGAGGCGATGCGTGCGCCTCGGAGAACTGCTGCTTGAAACTGAAGTTACGGTACGAGCATTGGCGAAGGCGACAGGCTATTCAAAAAGCACAGTACACAAAGACCTGACAGAACGTTTGCCGAATGTAGATGCATCACTGTCAGAAGAGGTTGCAAAAATACTCGCCTACCATAAATCAGTTCGACATTTACGAGGTGGCGAAGCAACAAGGATTAAGTGGATCAATGAATCGAAAAAACAAGAAGAAGAGGCAAGTAAGTAA
- a CDS encoding rod shape-determining protein, with protein MFAKDIGIDLGTANVLMHVKGKGIVLNEPSVVAIEKQTNKVLAVGEEAWKMVGRTPGNIVAIRPMKDGVIADFHITEAMLSHFINKINVKGFFSKPRILVCCPTNITSVEQKAIREAAEKAGGKKIYLEEEPKVAAIGAGMDIFQPSGNMVIDIGGGTTDVAVLSMGDIVTSQSINVAGDTFDNEIVQYIKRSYKLLIGERTAEKIKVEVSTVFPGSRNEQLDIRGRDMVSGLPRTITVKSAEIEGALQESAYMIVQAARNVLEKTPPELSADIIDRGIFLSGGGAMMHGIDQLLAEELKVPVFIAENPLDCVAIGTSLLLENINKTSKK; from the coding sequence ATGTTTGCAAAAGATATCGGAATAGACCTTGGCACGGCAAACGTTTTAATGCACGTAAAAGGAAAAGGAATTGTGCTTAACGAACCATCAGTCGTTGCAATTGAAAAACAAACAAATAAAGTGCTCGCTGTCGGTGAAGAAGCTTGGAAAATGGTAGGTAGAACACCAGGAAATATTGTTGCAATCCGACCGATGAAAGACGGCGTTATTGCTGATTTTCATATAACTGAAGCAATGTTAAGTCATTTTATTAATAAAATAAATGTAAAAGGATTTTTCTCTAAACCTCGCATACTCGTCTGTTGCCCGACGAATATTACAAGTGTTGAGCAGAAAGCGATTCGTGAAGCAGCGGAAAAAGCGGGAGGAAAAAAGATTTATTTAGAAGAAGAACCGAAAGTGGCTGCAATCGGTGCGGGCATGGATATTTTTCAACCGAGCGGTAATATGGTCATTGATATTGGTGGTGGAACAACGGATGTAGCAGTATTATCCATGGGTGACATTGTGACCTCACAATCGATAAATGTAGCTGGTGATACATTCGATAATGAAATCGTTCAATATATTAAACGCTCGTATAAATTGCTCATCGGTGAACGTACTGCCGAGAAAATTAAAGTTGAAGTAAGTACTGTTTTCCCAGGTTCTCGTAATGAACAATTGGATATTCGGGGCCGTGACATGGTTTCTGGTCTTCCGCGAACGATAACAGTCAAGTCAGCAGAAATTGAAGGAGCCTTACAAGAATCAGCTTATATGATTGTACAAGCTGCAAGAAATGTGCTTGAAAAAACGCCACCTGAACTTTCAGCTGATATTATTGATCGAGGCATCTTTTTGTCAGGCGGAGGCGCTATGATGCATGGCATTGATCAATTGCTAGCGGAAGAATTAAAAGTACCTGTATTTATTGCAGAAAATCCGCTTGATTGTGTTGCAATTGGAACGAGCTTACTTTTAGAAAATATTAATAAGACAAGCAAAAAATAA
- a CDS encoding flagellar hook-basal body protein, translating into MFRGFYTVASGMIAQQRRTEMLTNNMANVNTPGFKAEQSSIRSFPEMLLSSVQSTRIPTENGFNLKGVAPIGPLSTGVYMQETLPLFIQGQLQETELTTDVALVDGFLPTDEETGIQGTIFFTLENDEGGTYYTRNGNFALDANGLLTSPAGYYVLDSNGNRITLQGDDFRVTESGVIMENDNVVATLGISFAARPDTLMKQGEGLFVTENGDNLMTVNNIPDVTYSIQQGFVERSNVDAGRTMTDLLTAYRAFEANQKVLQAYDRSMEKAVNEVGKV; encoded by the coding sequence ATGTTTCGCGGTTTCTATACAGTTGCCTCTGGTATGATTGCCCAACAGCGCAGGACAGAAATGTTAACAAACAATATGGCAAATGTGAATACACCAGGTTTTAAGGCTGAACAGTCTTCCATCCGTTCCTTTCCTGAAATGCTTCTGTCAAGTGTGCAATCAACCCGTATTCCAACAGAAAATGGGTTCAACTTGAAAGGTGTTGCACCGATTGGACCGCTTTCAACTGGTGTATATATGCAAGAAACATTGCCGTTGTTTATTCAAGGTCAACTGCAAGAAACGGAATTAACAACAGATGTTGCGCTCGTTGATGGATTTTTGCCGACAGACGAAGAAACTGGCATTCAAGGTACGATATTCTTTACGTTGGAAAATGACGAGGGCGGGACATACTATACGCGAAACGGAAATTTTGCCCTTGATGCAAACGGTTTATTAACGTCTCCTGCAGGGTATTATGTGTTGGATTCGAATGGCAACCGCATCACACTTCAAGGCGATGACTTTCGTGTTACCGAATCTGGTGTTATTATGGAAAATGATAACGTAGTTGCAACACTTGGTATTTCATTCGCAGCAAGACCAGATACGCTGATGAAGCAGGGCGAAGGTTTATTCGTGACGGAAAACGGGGACAACTTAATGACAGTGAATAATATACCCGATGTGACATATTCCATTCAACAAGGGTTTGTCGAAAGGTCGAACGTCGATGCTGGTCGCACAATGACGGATTTACTCACTGCTTATCGTGCCTTTGAAGCGAATCAAAAAGTTTTGCAAGCTTATGATCGTAGTATGGAAAAAGCAGTAAATGAAGTTGGAAAAGTATAA
- a CDS encoding flagellar hook-basal body protein, with translation MIRTMITATNTMNQLQHQFDIIGNNLANASTHGFKASQASFQEMLYEQFTNDKADRAPRQSPVGIRYGTGAKIAQTQMNWKLGSLQATERQLDFALTTPKQYFNVIMPTEGGEETVYTRQGSFYITPIEGGQLMLVNDDGNPIANAQGMPIVFNDDVAHYSVQPGGILEVTGNNGTVTSIELGITVIERPNFMEHLSGTYIGLPRNMAELGVTEEEIFTNLQGADRNIIGLQNGVLETSNVHYEKEMTDLINVQRNYQFNARAVTLADQMLGLINGIR, from the coding sequence ATGATACGGACGATGATTACAGCAACGAATACAATGAATCAACTCCAACATCAATTTGATATTATTGGAAATAACCTTGCCAACGCTTCAACGCATGGGTTCAAAGCAAGTCAAGCAAGCTTTCAAGAAATGCTATATGAACAATTTACAAACGACAAAGCGGACCGCGCACCGCGTCAATCTCCGGTAGGGATTCGGTACGGAACTGGGGCAAAAATTGCACAGACGCAAATGAATTGGAAATTGGGGTCACTGCAAGCGACCGAACGGCAGTTAGACTTTGCATTGACGACGCCAAAGCAATATTTTAATGTCATTATGCCGACAGAAGGCGGAGAAGAAACTGTTTATACACGTCAAGGTTCCTTTTACATCACGCCGATTGAAGGTGGGCAGTTGATGTTAGTAAATGATGATGGAAATCCGATTGCAAATGCACAAGGTATGCCAATCGTTTTTAATGATGATGTTGCCCATTATAGTGTTCAACCTGGTGGTATACTAGAAGTGACGGGTAACAACGGTACTGTAACTAGCATTGAGCTAGGTATAACTGTCATTGAGCGCCCCAACTTTATGGAACATTTATCAGGAACCTATATCGGTTTACCGCGAAATATGGCGGAATTAGGCGTGACAGAAGAGGAGATTTTCACGAACCTCCAAGGTGCTGATCGAAATATAATTGGTTTACAGAACGGAGTCCTCGAAACGTCTAACGTTCATTATGAAAAAGAAATGACAGATCTTATCAATGTTCAGCGAAATTATCAATTTAATGCGCGTGCTGTCACGCTGGCTGATCAAATGCTAGGTCTTATTAACGGCATTAGATAA
- a CDS encoding DNA-directed RNA polymerase subunit beta, protein MNEENKQDAVSKQVSTTEEKQKSKIGSRLERLKLKKQKRNEEHEDNEKNVKWVQIRLIPIWLRTILVLLLLVVVATIGLYTGYSVIGDGDPGDVFKKATWTHITDIIKGKE, encoded by the coding sequence ATGAATGAAGAAAATAAGCAAGATGCAGTGTCTAAACAGGTTTCAACAACAGAGGAAAAGCAAAAATCCAAAATAGGATCACGTTTAGAACGCCTAAAACTAAAAAAACAGAAACGAAATGAAGAGCATGAAGACAATGAGAAGAATGTAAAGTGGGTACAAATTCGGTTAATCCCGATTTGGTTACGAACGATTCTCGTGCTCTTATTGCTTGTTGTCGTTGCGACAATAGGACTCTATACGGGATATAGTGTCATAGGTGATGGTGATCCGGGTGATGTATTCAAAAAGGCAACATGGACGCATATTACGGACATTATTAAAGGGAAAGAATAA
- the fabZ gene encoding 3-hydroxyacyl-ACP dehydratase FabZ, translating to MLTAEQIQAILPHRYPFLMIDRILEVEEGKRAVGLKNVTINEEFFNGHFPGYPVMPGVLIVEALAQVGAVALLQKEENKGRLAFFTGIDKCRFKKQVTPGDTLRLEVEITRLRGPMGKGQAKATVDGEIVCETEIMFALGPVSPASEE from the coding sequence ATGCTAACAGCAGAGCAAATTCAAGCAATTTTACCGCATCGTTATCCTTTTTTAATGATTGACAGAATTCTTGAAGTTGAAGAAGGAAAAAGAGCAGTCGGATTAAAAAATGTGACAATCAATGAAGAGTTTTTTAACGGTCACTTTCCAGGATACCCAGTTATGCCTGGCGTACTCATTGTAGAGGCATTAGCACAAGTTGGAGCTGTTGCTTTATTACAAAAAGAAGAAAATAAAGGACGTCTTGCATTTTTTACTGGCATTGACAAATGTCGATTTAAGAAGCAAGTCACACCTGGGGATACACTGCGATTAGAAGTAGAAATTACACGTTTACGTGGACCGATGGGGAAAGGACAAGCAAAGGCTACAGTAGACGGTGAAATCGTTTGTGAAACAGAAATCATGTTTGCGCTAGGTCCTGTGAGTCCAGCATCTGAAGAATAA
- a CDS encoding YwpF family protein: MKTFKMISINIFHEGKFHDYPLIDGIIINQENSHRMWILEMFIEGKHKSFFEAKMSKDELIETKVVISYPENEPAAFHVAIMNVKQIGENISVLMKGRLKRARSQYAEQLLEQLIDEGLSGQELLGKFESDMRSRPRLKKDRQNEELTKK; encoded by the coding sequence TTGAAAACATTTAAAATGATTTCTATCAACATTTTTCATGAAGGAAAATTTCATGACTACCCGCTCATTGACGGCATTATTATTAACCAAGAGAATAGTCATCGAATGTGGATTCTTGAAATGTTTATCGAAGGAAAGCATAAAAGTTTTTTTGAAGCCAAAATGAGCAAAGATGAATTAATTGAAACAAAAGTCGTTATATCTTATCCAGAAAATGAACCAGCAGCTTTTCATGTAGCCATTATGAACGTAAAACAAATTGGCGAAAATATTTCTGTTTTAATGAAAGGTCGTTTAAAACGAGCTCGTTCCCAATATGCAGAACAGCTTTTAGAACAACTAATTGATGAAGGTTTGAGTGGTCAAGAACTTCTTGGAAAATTCGAGTCAGACATGCGCTCTCGCCCCCGTTTAAAAAAAGACCGTCAAAATGAAGAACTAACAAAAAAATAA
- a CDS encoding single-stranded DNA-binding protein, translating to MNQVALVGRITKDPILREIARDRVQTNFVLAVNRNFKNTRGEIEADFILCSLWGKLAENTAKHCGKGSLISVSGRIQSRSYEREDKSRVYVTEVIGDKVQFIATKSRATAELYAEPTVFETVQAAQSTEEEHFQLPKRESNDLPIM from the coding sequence TTGAATCAAGTAGCACTGGTAGGACGCATTACGAAAGATCCAATACTCCGCGAGATTGCGAGAGATCGGGTCCAAACAAATTTTGTACTTGCAGTGAATCGCAATTTTAAAAACACACGAGGGGAGATTGAAGCTGATTTTATTCTTTGTTCTTTATGGGGCAAATTAGCGGAGAACACTGCAAAGCATTGTGGGAAAGGCTCGCTTATTAGTGTATCGGGTCGAATTCAATCTAGGTCATATGAACGTGAAGATAAAAGTCGGGTTTATGTGACGGAAGTGATTGGCGATAAAGTACAATTTATCGCGACAAAAAGTAGGGCGACAGCAGAATTGTATGCTGAACCTACGGTGTTTGAAACAGTACAAGCGGCACAGTCAACAGAGGAAGAGCACTTTCAGTTACCGAAGAGGGAAAGTAATGATTTACCAATTATGTAA